Part of the Musa acuminata AAA Group cultivar baxijiao chromosome BXJ3-10, Cavendish_Baxijiao_AAA, whole genome shotgun sequence genome, ATGCATTTGTGGGAGGTCTTGTGGACACATTATTTGTCAGAGCACCTCCACTTGTACATGTGTGTTGCAATTCTGAAAAGTCACCGAAAGAAAATTATGGGCGAACAGATGGACTTTGATACCCTCTTGAAATTTATTAATGAACTAAGTGGTAATATTGATCTTGATTGGACTATAAGGGAGGCAGAGGCTTTATGCATCTGTGCCGGAGAGAATGGAGCTGCTTGCATTCCACCAGGGACTCCCCCATCCTTGCCTATTGAGCCAGACATGGGACTTTACCCCCAGGAAGACGAAGTTCTGTAGAACATCTTGCTCCCCAACGAATTAAACACAACTCATATTGCTTTAATTGATAATTCCGGTTGTTCCCATATGTTGAGATGCTTTTAGCACGGAACAAAACACAATGTAAATGAATATCTTTGGAATTCATGCTTCAATATATTGCTGGCCTCTTAAAGTGAGTGTTGATTCATCGTGTTTCGTAAGCATCTTGGCAACTTTCTAGTGTAAATATTTTGATGGAAGTCGTCATTTTCTCTTGTACCCTTCCTTGTATCGCCTTGCAATGATTTGTGATTGATCAGAAGTTGTTCCTGACATAGGTATATGGTGTATATTCTTCGTGCACTAATTTGTGATTTATATTCTTCCACATCCTCTTTTGAGCTTTGGAAATATTTCATAAGATTATTTTTAAAGTTCATAaatctaattatatattttaatacatTTTCTCTGAGTTTTATGAAAAagtatatttttctcattttttataCCAAAGTCGAGAAGTAGTCTACAAGCCAGAcaatacaaaataaaaaaggaaaaatattggAACAGTTCCTGTAaaaggatattatatatatatgagagtaaaaaaaaaaaattcatctaaCCAACCTATTTTCTCAAGCATCATTAACTGGTAAAATAAAACATTTTTCATTTTGTCTTTTGCATATACTTGTTCTACTTAGTATCAAATGCGGAATGAGACGAGCTTTGGTCGCCTTCGAAGACCTGGTAAAGCAAATCCAGCCGCCACTCGCATCATGCATGTTTTCCACTCCACTTTATCTGATATGAATTGATGTTGACCAGCACAGAAGCGTCAACCGTAGacttcgtatatatatatatatatatatatatatatatatatatatatatttccaaatAATCCATTTATCAAGGATGGAGTATATTTTGTTTGTGAGCTGCGTCCTGCGATGCGCTTCACGGGAATTTGCGACCTGAGTGTGCGGTATGGAAAGTTTTGCTCTCCTCATTTATTTTTATCGACTAAAAAAATATCCAACTCaacaaatacataaaaaaaacaatcaATTAAACGGTCAAAACCGGCGAAAGAATCAGCCCTTCCAACCACTCTTCCCTCGCCACCCGCCCTGACGACgacctcgctctctctctctctctctctctcaacccgaaaggCCATCATCAATAACCAACCCCAATTCCCATTCTGCTCTACAGTCAACCCTGCAATGAGTTAATCCACCCTtcaatctcttcttcttcttcttcttcttcttgcgcaCTTGAGAGATGGTGCCGCAAATGCGATTCTTCATCTTTCTCTTTGCCTTCGTCTTCTCGATTATAACCCCGGGTGGTGGTGGGCTGAGCTACACAAATGCGACCGAGAGTCTCCACTCTTTCCAAGATCTCTCGTGTTTGTTCTTTTGACGACTTCCAGTTCATCTTTAACTTTAGTTTCTGTTCTTGCTATTTCTGTCTTCAGAGGAAGCATTAAGAAATATTCAGAAACGATGGAGAATAACTACCTGGGAGACGTTACTGTCGATTGATCCCTGCGACCCCCTTAAACAGTGGAGGCGAGACGGTGAGAATGCCTGGATCAACTGCAGCTGCGACCCAAACGACAACTGCAGCATCATCGAATTGTGAGTGTATCTCTTCGCCCTGGGTCCTCCTCTCGGTAATCGAGCTTCTTGGTACCATTATTGCCTCCCTAATGACGTTCTCTGGTGGCTGCAGGAAGGTTTTTGAAATGAATGTCTCTGGTACGATTCCGGATGCCCTCTTCAATCTGACCAATCTTGTCAACCTGTGAgctctctctttttgtttttttgtgagctctcttttttcttcttgatcactagagagagagagagagagagagagagagagagagagagtcttaccgtgattttttttctttaatcgaAGCATAGTTGACAGAGCTAGCGATGTAGCATAGATATTAGTTGAAATTTACTAACTAGTTTATGTAGTATGTTCTTCCGTTTTGTACCATAAGTTATGTTGTAAAATTATCTTACATCTAGCATGAATTCACACTGAGCTTTAAAGTTTGTGGATGCAGGAACTTGAGTCGCAACATTTTGAATGGTTCAATCCCCGAAGACATTCACAAACTCAAACGCTTACGTATCTTGTAATTCTTAACATTCTTTCTGTTAATTCTCCTCCTTTTATGTGAATCAGTAACTCCATCCATTATATTGATAGACTCTTGATTTGTTTTTAATGCATCACTTAGGAGCTTGGACAAAAATCAATTTTCGGGTAATATTACTCCAAGTATTGGCAACCTGACTAATTTGACTTATCTGTAAGaagagatctctctctctctctctctctctctctctctctctctctcttttggcaCTTGCACTGGTGGCCGAATCAGAAGAAATAGTTCTGTGAAATAATTTATTGTTACGCTGATGTTTTCAGAAGTTTGGGTACAAACAGATTCTCTGGGAGCATTCCCAGTACAGTTGGGAGCCTTACCTTGCTGGAGCAATTGTATGTGTAGTATCAATTTAGATTTCTGCAATATTAGTTTCCATAGTCTAAGAATTATTTCTAGGAATTTATCACATCTGTTTGGGATTCATAATTTAGTACCTGACTtgacaaaagcaaaaaaaaaagaaaaaaaaaaagcaatttgCCAGATGTGTATGTGGTTTTTAGCTTATATTTACAATATATCAAAGTGAAAAATAGAAATAAACTTATATTAGTATTAGCATATGATATATTAAGTGTTCATCATTTCATTAGGTACATTGACAGCAGTGGGTTGAGTGGACCACTTCCCAGTGACTTGAAAAATATGACAAGTCTTAAGACGCTGTAAGTACCTCCCGTGGAAGTGTAATTTTCTGTCTGATCTATCTAACATCTCTAGAATATTGTGTTCATGCTAAATGTCCTTTTTGTACCTCTACATGCACCTATTTGATATTGACTGCAAGGAAGAATAGGGGAGTTCATATGAATTTTCTTTATTGCAGATGGGCTTTTGATAATGACTTCACTGGAAATTTGCCAGAGTCCATTGGACAGCTTACCAATCTCACAGATCTGTAGGCCAATATTTTCGGTGTACCTGTGCATGTTTCCTTATAAATACAGGATACACATAATCATGCATATCTTTGTCATGTTTTCCTCTTCTTTACAGACAGATATATGGGACATTCCTTGAAGGACCTATCCCCAAAAAGCTCTCAGCACTAACAAAGCTGGAAACTCTGTATGTATGCAGAATTTCAGTCAGTCTTTGCTTTCCAAATAGGTCTTATTAACTAAACCCTAAACTTGTTTTTAATGTCTGTTTTGTCAAAGAAGTTGTCTGAATCCTTCCATGTAACTCTAAAAAGTATAGCTAGTACATATTTAATATGTAAATTTCCCCATCGGTAGTAAGAAATTTAATGTGATAAATCTAGGAGTTACAGTTTGAGTGAGGTAGAGTATTGAGGAAACTGTATTATGCTGTTTGAAGCAACTTATTAACTGTGTAGAACATCTCATTCTTAACTGTGTTGAAtcatatttttcatttttgtGTTCTTTGTTTCTCAGATGAATTCCTGAATGTCTATGCCATCGTTTTGTTTTCTTCCATTTTTTGGCAAGTAGTCATTCTTTTAATTGAGAAtcatatttttcatttttgtGTTCTTTGTTTCTCAGATGAATTTCTGAATGTCTATGCCATCGTTttgttttcttctattttttggCAAGTAGTCATTCTTTTAATTGATTTTACTAGGAggcttgtcaaatttcattttttctATTATTCATCTCAGAAGATAGTACACAGAATTAAGTGATATATTTGATCAAGTTCACTTATCACTGACATTTTCTTCAGAAAACTTGGTGATCTATCAGGTGCAGATTCTAATTTATCATTCTTAGAGAATATGAAAAGCTTGTTCACTCTGTAAGTTATATATATCTTAGTTTTTTCAAACGAAATATTTGGTATATTTATCGATTGAAACCATTGACATTACTGATGTGTTATGATTATAGTTCTTTGAGAAACTGTCAAGTTGCTGATGAAATTCCCGCTTTTCTTGCAAACTTCTCCAACCTAACTTACCTGTGAGTTATCCTGCAAATAGTGTATTCTTTCTTTTCGTAGGATTTGATAGTTGATATTTAACAAGTCAATGGGAATTGACAATAGTTAATGCAATACACAAACAACTAAAATTAATTTATCATAATGTCTGAGGAGAAATGCTACTTGGACTTCCAAATCTTCTCtgtgaattacaataaatatGTCACAATGCATTCTGTAGATTTTCACAGTTAGAGGCAGGTAATGCTACATGGAACCTACATTCCTATGTACAAAGTTAGTCATTTTCACATGTTAGACACATTAAacattttgagtctttgactttgTTCTACAGCATCATTTTATAATGTTACAGGAAAGTAGAAGCTATTTTCTTTATTTATAAAGCCACTTCCTACAATTCCttcttatatttcatattttcacaacagtgaaattagtaaaatcaatttGCACCATGTTCCCATATGTCCTTCTCTGTCTCATTGCTGAATCTTGATCAACTTGTACATGTGAATATATAGTTATCCATGCAACACCAAAATCCCATTTTCCTCTCAAATGTTGGTCACTCTTCTCTTAATATATATAAGTTAAATGCTGTGAAATGAGTATCAACAGCAAGATCTCACacatagaaaaataattttgaaactGATTCATGCTTTTAGTCCaacttttatatttattaaaggaTCAAACTAAAATGGGAAAATAGTGAAGAAAATGGATAAAGAAACTAAGCTTTTCTTTCTTAACTTTAAATCTGGTCCATGTGTATGATGCTCCTCTTAGTGGATGGCAGATTTTATTAGAATATAATGCTTGATAGGATTACTGTTAATAACTTGAGCTTTGAAGTATTTTAGGCAACATAATTTGAGGCTTGTTCTATCTGAACTGTTGAACCAGTAGAACTATTGAGTTGGATAGTAATATTGGTTCTATTGGTCACATTGTCGACCTAACACCACTGATATGCTGATAGTAGACCCAATAGTAAAAGGTTCTCATGGGTATTGCAATAGGCATGCCATGATGTGAAGTCACCATCATTGTTTCCATTAGTCTCACATGCCACATATCACAGGCAATGATTTTGTGCTATGTGACATGTTAAGCTTTGATGAATACACCACAGAGATTGTAATATTCTAGTTAATTCTGTGTTAGAAATTGATTGTGGGAAGCTTCGAACATGCAATTTGGTACATCGCCAGCAAAGGGTATACCATCATCTATATAATTTCAATTTGAACAGAATAATAGAATTATGGTAATAAATGGGTGTTACTTTGTCAGTTTTATTGAAACCATCTTCAACTTCTTCATCGATGTGGTAGAAAACATGAAAATTTTTATTTAGGAGTGTGCAGATTCATCTTATATTTGAAGTTCTCAATCTAGGGACCTGGAATTTGAGTTTGTTTCCAATTACCTACTTTAACAACTTGAAGTGATCGCTGCTTTGTTTTGTCTAGTTTAACAATGTGATAGTTGCATTGCTTTAACTTATCTACGTTGATAACTTGGAGGTTGATTTGCTTTTAATTTCCTGTTAACATGGTTACTTTGCTTTGGCTCATCTACTTTAGCAACTTGGATTTCTCACTTTCTTTTAAATTGTTTAGTTTAACGGAATCACATTAACTTGCCCAGCCTAACAATTGAGAGGTTCTCTTTAATATGACTTTTCTAGTTGAAAGTCTAGGGTGCTTTGAGATCTTAATATGACCCTTTTGGAGGAATTAACTTATATATTCCTTGTGTAAGAACTTTGACTTGCCTACTAACCAATCACCATATATATCAAGACTGATGGATGCGCATGGGCTAAGTTGGAAGTAGGTACATAATTCAGTTATCGATTGCCTCAGCACTTTAATCTAAATACTCCAATTTGAGTGATGGATTACAAATAGGACAGCTGTAAAGAGCACAAAACAATCATATCGACGATATGTTCTAGTATGTCTTGATTTGTTCAGCCAATGTCTTAATAGTCACTTGAGTCAAGGACTGAAATCTTGATATGGTATTAATGCCAGTTGTCAGTTGGACTGGCACAGAATTGGTATTCTACTTTATAAACTAGTTCTCAACCATCAAAACCCTATTATACCCTGTTTTATTTATTGCCTTAGACAATGAGCAAAAAAAGTTTCTATGACCTACTATGAACATATTAATACATAAAAACTTCTACAATGCATGAAGTTAGCACATGATGCACGTATCACCCATCTGTCACAAATATGCAAGTGAAATATTTGTGAATACATGACCACTATAGAAGCCATGCCTTATCATTGGGTGGATTATACCACCTAAAGGAATATTGTGTTGTACAGGGAGGGTTGTCTGGGTTTCAACATCACATGGTTGGAGATTATACTTAGAGTTTCGAAGAACCCATGAATAATATTGCTCCCACAATATTTGAATTTGATAGATTGTGCCTCTGTTATACCAAACTAGCAAAAGTCCTGGCATCTTGGTCACTAAGTTTAGTTCTGGTACTAGCTAGTTTATTTGTATGATAGGTAAATATTCTTGCTGTGACTGCTAGCGTGGAACTAGTTTTAAGTTTTAAGTGTTGATAATGATGGTTTACCAGTCAAATTGCCAAGATTTTATGGTTATGATGAGCCATACGAAACACTGTTATTTAGCAAACTAAGACCAATTATTGATGTCATATTCCAAACCAAGACCAAacatatgaaatttgtttttcCTTGCATTAACTAGTATCATGGATGATATGTGCTATAACCATCATCTTACTTGGCATGAACAAAACATTAATTCTTAATCCATGTTCTCTCTTAGTCTCTTTGTATTTTTCATATTAGGAATGTAAAGCCCCCAACCTTGACCACTATTTTCATAGACATCTTACTTTTTACCTTAGTATTGTGACTATTGTCATTCTGAACCTCACAAATACTGGAATTAGATGGACAAAGGGTCTTATCATGCTCCTATAACATTTACTCCTTAACGATATTTAAGAGGTCAACTAAGTGCTATGACCAACCTTTCTCCTAGCCATGCTATAGGCATGATTGAGGTTAACTTGTTGTACCATGGGCCACGAAAAGCTGACTGCCTATGATTGACCATTGCTTAGCATCTGGCCCTGGCCCTCATACTGTGGTGGTTCATTCTGCCGGTCGTCCTTGGTCTCTTCCAAAATAAACTGAGATAAACATCATCAATCTACTGTGTTTTCGAGTAATAGACCATCTTGGTTTCTGCTTAGCCAGTCTATCATCAAGTTCTAATCATCTTGGTAAAACCCAATGTCAAATGTATCTGACTTTGGCTCCTCCATTTCTTTATCCACCTCTAAGCTTGTGGCAATTGTGCCCATGTAATTGAATTTTTGGTCAACATGAGCCATATCATGCTGAACTGTTTTAATTGCCAATTTTTTATAGTGATGTTCACAAAATTATACTCTTATAAATGACAACACACTATTGCAAGTTGCATACAGTTTTTTGCATGTTATGGACATCCAAATCTAATAagcaataaaaatatatcagttATATCCATCTCTTAGCATCAACCATACTTTGTGAAAGGAGAATTTTTCTAGATCCTTTGAGTTGATGCAAGCTTACCTTTCAGGGACTtaagtttcaacaaattgcatgGTTCTATTCCAAACTTATTTGGAAAGCTTGCTACCTTACGATATCTGTGAGTTCTGTCATTTCTTAATCTTTTCTCTATTCAAATTAGGTGTCTCATTTGTAAGTGAGCAAAAAAAAGTTTCAGATCTCAAAATTTATTTATCTCATCTATCACCATTTGCTTGTTCTTGGTATATCTATTAACAATTTCTACTACTAAGTTGCTGTTTTCTATAAAATTGTTTGAGACAAAGCTTCTCTTCTTACCTATTTGGCAAGTTTCTCATTCTTTTCACATTTAGAATATTTTAGTCATAAAGGTTGTATATTATGGGACATTGATAAATAGCTGAACAATAATTGGCTTGAAAATCTTGATTGGAATAGGAAAAGTTTCTTAAATGCTTATACATATCTGATATGTTTGTATGGACAAAGTTGACTGGGCAATCTTGCAAAATGAATGACAGAAGAGTCAGATGATGAATTTATCTTGTAAGTATTTATGCTGGATGCTAGAATCCAACAAATAAAGTTAGGTTTTTGaaattttaaacattatacatcaaATGGTAGCAAAAAAGGAGAACCTAAGTTTTAAAATACAGTGCTCATATAATTTATAGTTTGTTCTTCTTTGGAAATGTGTTTGATGCCCCAGCCCTGAGTAGAATTGAGGTGCAactatgctttccatgagttgtcAAGTTGGCATCATATCCATGATTTTTCTATGATCATGATATCTTGTGCCATATGGACACAAACTGAATAAATACACATAACCATAACATCATATTAGAAAACTAAAGGAAGTTGGTAGCATGACATCAATATCATATATGAAAATGCAAATTCTGAATATTCATATTATTACTATAGTAACAAGTTCCTCAGAATACAACAAATGTCCCAAAGCTTAAAAGAGATCTCTTTTTCAAGACATCTCACTCGTTAGTCTCATAGTCCTCACAACTTTCAGTTTACATATCCACCTGCAACATTAATAAGATTGTGTGTATGAACACTCAGTATTTAAGCATTTTTATGAACTTGGGACCCTTGGGTTAAACTAGCATTTAAAGTTATGAAACTTATTGCGATTATAGTTGTGAATATGAATGTGTATACAAGTAGCTGGCTTATTTATAAGATCAATGCTCCACATACATAATTCAGAATATAATAATTATACATCATCCTCCAAATTCTACAAGTTGTGTGTGTTTTATAATAATTGCACTTGACACAAGACACAACATCTACAGCTTTTTATATGACTTTGCTGGCTTTACATATTGACAAATGAATGTATCAGATGTGGCCTGATCCAATATTATTGCCTACACAGATCCATGAAGCACACAATTCTTAAATGTCAGTTCTTTTTAGGTTTTCATATCACTTTTCAGGTGTGTTATTTTGATTGTTAGTGCATGTTCtggttgtgtatatatatacagatatatattttGAATGACTTAACTATTTACATTAGAGGGAGAAAAGCACCCTTGTATAACAGCATAAATTAGCATGCCTGATGATCTGCAGTAAATAATTCATATGTGACAATAAGTTCATTTTGACTGCAAGCACTTCAAAATTGTCCTGAAAACTATGTTCGTTGCTGATACAGAAATTTGAGATTTATAGATACATTTTGAACCTGCATCACTTTTGTTTCTTTCATTATCTTGGAGCAGGTTTCTGGGGAACAACGTGCTGAGTGATTTATTTCCTAGTGAAGTTTTAACTGAAAATAAAAAGCTGACTACAGTGTAAGTTCAATAATTGCTTGATTATTTGTTTCTGTTGTTTACAACTTTCTTGGAGTATTCAAATATAATTATCATGGTGTTATAAATATCTTTTCCAtgattcataaaattttaaatataattttgtgATCATGAATTTTAATTTTACTGGTGCCAAAGGTTTTGTTGACCTTTGAAAAGCCAAGCCCAAATGTTTAAGGAAATTCATATAATAACCTTTTCTCAACCAACCGGATTTGCCAAATAATAGCACTGCTTATTACTCTTCTAGAGTTAAGTCATCCTACATGGTCTTTCTGGGTAAGACCATGTGACATTTTTTTAGTCACTGCTAGAAGTAATGGTGCATCAAGGAATCTTTTCATCCTTTAGGCTTGTTGTTCAATTATTCAATAGATTTTACATTTTCTTAGATTGCACAAGGAAAACCGTTTCGTTGTTCCTCATTTTGGCTTTCTGTTTCTTCCTTTATACTGTTTTCATAGTGATACATGGAAATATTTTAGAACCTGAGAAGAAACAGATTTTGCAAAGCTGTTTCAATTCTTTATCTTTTCTGCTTTTGCTTCCTTGTAGGCTCTTGGTTTTAAGGCTCCTATTTTGTGCTATCTAGATAAAATTTACCTGGTACACTCACAAGTCACATCTGCACACTGCTAGTTCTTTAGATGTAGTATGACTCGGACTCTGATATCcaccgaaattcaaattgggataGACTAAATATAGAAGGAAAGAACTAATTCTCATCGGGCTTAGGCCACAAACTCAGTCGTATACCTTGGCTCTAGATTATACAAGTCCTTATAACTTAAATAGAACTTTACTACTTTACTGTTAGTAATATTTacaatgcttaatttttaatctgTTATTCAGTAAACTAAACGAATGACTGATTTTTATGTACTAAAACTGAATAATGCTTAATGCTAAGCAAAGACAATCAAGAACAAAGCCTCACCATGGAGATCCTTACTCTGCACCTGTTCATGTAACTTTCTCTTCGCAAAATTCAATCTCAATATCAACATATCAACCGTTATTTCCGTCATTTCAAACTATGCCTGTCCAGGTTGTCTCAATGACTGTAAATATGGTATGAGTAAATTTTCAATAATGAAAAAGATGGAAGACATGAGTGAAGGTTAAATAAGTCCATATCAACTTTATAATCTTGAATTAGGATAAGTTCCAACCTTTTGTATAAGTATTAGGTAGAATCAAGATTCACCTTACCAGTTTGAATCGGTGTACCGGTGGGCCAATCGCAGCTCTGTGGAATTTAAGAGAGTACAAATATGAGAGAAATATGCGAGTGAGAAAGTGACTAAGAGATCAGATGAGTTAGAAGAGTGAAAGAGAAGAGAATGAGGATGtaaaaagggtttaaaaacccttctaGTGGTTCAAATAGTAAAATGGAACATTTGAATCATATCAATCCTAGCTCTTGATCGGTATCAATCGAAATCCAACCGTTACCGACCGGTACAGATCGATAATGATCGGATTTCGACCATTTCGTTTGGTACAGACCCCATATCGAATGATACAGGGTCATATAACATAGGCTACCTGATATAGGGTGGTCCGCATATCGTCTCGTATCGAACCGGTATGTattgcccataccgggcggtatacTACAGCATGATAGACCTTGAGTAGAATATAGACCTGTTCTATCTTTCATAAACAGCTATATGAACTGCCTCTATCCCCACCCTGCATAAAATCCAACATTTCAGTCTTAGACAAGTCTATCATATCATGTCCAGCGCACAATGAACTTGCTCCTACTTCCAAATTTTCACAACCTTGATAGATTCTTTTGACAAAAATGTGATAACCTGAGCAGCGAGTGGCACGTGAGAGATGAGCATGAGAGAGAGAGGTAATCTTCCTCTCTCTGTCAGTTTCTCTCACTTTCTGTCAGGACCTATATGATACATATTGTACCAATGCTGACTTGTACCAAACAAGTTCCCACCTGTACCGGTTGGTATACTGTGGTCTAACATTTGGGTCATATTACAATATATATTTGTGTATTGAATTGCTGATGTTCCATCTAGCTGGTGCATATGTTTCATACTGAGCAGTGTGGACTGGTACAACAAGCTATTGGCATTACCACTTTGTTTCTCTCCCACAATCTCGACATTAGACCTTTCCTCTTGGCTCCAAGAAGCCCCATCAGTAACCTTATTCTAATTGTGACAAGCCTTTAATCCTTGATATAAGAACAATATGCTAGATGAAGTGCTACACAGAAACAGTCTTCCATGTGGATGACTATTATGGATAATCTCCATTTCATATATAGTCTATggcaaggtctgtcataccgaagtgtaccgcccgtatcgggcggtgtgtaccggtccgacaggttatcggtacgtggaccgtcctgtcacggacaaacttcgaaacaagatgtttgatgtaatgcttatgtatgtccgtgtctttcggcatgttcatgccttgtacagcatgtagaggggcggccaaaggcttaagagtcccattttagttgggttggtggcctctttaggcttgtaaataaaggttgtgtcatgtggacacgtgcga contains:
- the LOC135651707 gene encoding probable LRR receptor-like serine/threonine-protein kinase At1g56140 isoform X4, whose amino-acid sequence is MVPQMRFFIFLFAFVFSIITPGGGGLSYTNATEKEALRNIQKRWRITTWETLLSIDPCDPLKQWRRDGENAWINCSCDPNDNCSIIELKVFEMNVSGTIPDALFNLTNLVNLNLSRNILNGSIPEDIHKLKRLRILSLDKNQFSGNITPSIGNLTNLTYLSLGTNRFSGSIPSTVGSLTLLEQLYIDSSGLSGPLPSDLKNMTSLKTLWAFDNDFTGNLPESIGQLTNLTDLQIYGTFLEGPIPKKLSALTKLETLKLGDLSGADSNLSFLENMKSLFTLDLSFNKLHGSIPNLFGKLATLRYLFLGNNVLSDLFPSEVLTENKKLTTVDVSFNNISGSLSSSDLREELSMNYIGTSMNKQSDSQPFLKCIEIESSPCTSNNRSAVGSFSVNCGGKELSLSGIDFFSDTTPLGMADFYISSNHRWAVSSSQSFISKSNGSNFIVNTDEPMPKLYQTARISTRSLRYYVVGLQNGTYKVELFFAEIVMDDTPSWTGLGRRIFNIYIQNQLVEQDFNIIAEAKGSKKPYNKTYKITVANNILDIHLLWSGRGTCCIPAKGTYGPLVSAINVTQEDHFTPSPTSSSHNERRAGIIVGIAAGCAAAVIILSSIVYLWWKRIDLDHVQVCTNTAKQS
- the LOC135651707 gene encoding probable LRR receptor-like serine/threonine-protein kinase At1g56140 isoform X1, with translation MVPQMRFFIFLFAFVFSIITPGGGGLSYTNATEKEALRNIQKRWRITTWETLLSIDPCDPLKQWRRDGENAWINCSCDPNDNCSIIELKVFEMNVSGTIPDALFNLTNLVNLNLSRNILNGSIPEDIHKLKRLRILSLDKNQFSGNITPSIGNLTNLTYLSLGTNRFSGSIPSTVGSLTLLEQLYIDSSGLSGPLPSDLKNMTSLKTLWAFDNDFTGNLPESIGQLTNLTDLQIYGTFLEGPIPKKLSALTKLETLYVCRISVSLCFPNRKLGDLSGADSNLSFLENMKSLFTLSLRNCQVADEIPAFLANFSNLTYLDLSFNKLHGSIPNLFGKLATLRYLFLGNNVLSDLFPSEVLTENKKLTTVDVSFNNISGSLSSSDLREELSMNYIGTSMNKQSDSQPFLKCIEIESSPCTSNNRSAVGSFSVNCGGKELSLSGIDFFSDTTPLGMADFYISSNHRWAVSSSQSFISKSNGSNFIVNTDEPMPKLYQTARISTRSLRYYVVGLQNGTYKVELFFAEIVMDDTPSWTGLGRRIFNIYIQNQLVEQDFNIIAEAKGSKKPYNKTYKITVANNILDIHLLWSGRGTCCIPAKGTYGPLVSAINVTQEDHFTPSPTSSSHNERRAGIIVGIAAGCAAAVIILSSIVYLWWKRIDLDHVQVCTNTAKQS
- the LOC135651707 gene encoding probable LRR receptor-like serine/threonine-protein kinase At1g56140 isoform X2, with the translated sequence MVPQMRFFIFLFAFVFSIITPGGGGLSYTNATEKEALRNIQKRWRITTWETLLSIDPCDPLKQWRRDGENAWINCSCDPNDNCSIIELKVFEMNVSGTIPDALFNLTNLVNLNLSRNILNGSIPEDIHKLKRLRILSLDKNQFSGNITPSIGNLTNLTYLSLGTNRFSGSIPSTVGSLTLLEQLYIDSSGLSGPLPSDLKNMTSLKTLWAFDNDFTGNLPESIGQLTNLTDLQIYGTFLEGPIPKKLSALTKLETLKLGDLSGADSNLSFLENMKSLFTLSLRNCQVADEIPAFLANFSNLTYLDLSFNKLHGSIPNLFGKLATLRYLFLGNNVLSDLFPSEVLTENKKLTTVDVSFNNISGSLSSSDLREELSMNYIGTSMNKQSDSQPFLKCIEIESSPCTSNNRSAVGSFSVNCGGKELSLSGIDFFSDTTPLGMADFYISSNHRWAVSSSQSFISKSNGSNFIVNTDEPMPKLYQTARISTRSLRYYVVGLQNGTYKVELFFAEIVMDDTPSWTGLGRRIFNIYIQNQLVEQDFNIIAEAKGSKKPYNKTYKITVANNILDIHLLWSGRGTCCIPAKGTYGPLVSAINVTQEDHFTPSPTSSSHNERRAGIIVGIAAGCAAAVIILSSIVYLWWKRIDLDHVQVCTNTAKQS
- the LOC135651707 gene encoding probable LRR receptor-like serine/threonine-protein kinase At1g56140 isoform X3 produces the protein MVPQMRFFIFLFAFVFSIITPGGGGLSYTNATEKEALRNIQKRWRITTWETLLSIDPCDPLKQWRRDGENAWINCSCDPNDNCSIIELKVFEMNVSGTIPDALFNLTNLVNLNLSRNILNGSIPEDIHKLKRLRILSLDKNQFSGNITPSIGNLTNLTYLSLGTNRFSGSIPSTVGSLTLLEQLYIDSSGLSGPLPSDLKNMTSLKTLWAFDNDFTGNLPESIGQLTNLTDLQIYGTFLEGPIPKKLSALTKLETLYVCRISVSLCFPNRKLGDLSGADSNLSFLENMKSLFTLDLSFNKLHGSIPNLFGKLATLRYLFLGNNVLSDLFPSEVLTENKKLTTVDVSFNNISGSLSSSDLREELSMNYIGTSMNKQSDSQPFLKCIEIESSPCTSNNRSAVGSFSVNCGGKELSLSGIDFFSDTTPLGMADFYISSNHRWAVSSSQSFISKSNGSNFIVNTDEPMPKLYQTARISTRSLRYYVVGLQNGTYKVELFFAEIVMDDTPSWTGLGRRIFNIYIQNQLVEQDFNIIAEAKGSKKPYNKTYKITVANNILDIHLLWSGRGTCCIPAKGTYGPLVSAINVTQEDHFTPSPTSSSHNERRAGIIVGIAAGCAAAVIILSSIVYLWWKRIDLDHVQVCTNTAKQS